The Malus domestica chromosome 13, GDT2T_hap1 genome includes a window with the following:
- the LOC103451794 gene encoding galactoside 2-alpha-L-fucosyltransferase-like isoform X1, protein MDLRESKSRRRLSPQPNPAGRNKPVSADRVAPSTSRLMTPMNLTKILAVLLVSLPVLVTLSLVLQNSPSNQIKGFADARIIERLVQNDTSSSSSSVDGFSDHTHMPKDELHDGLIAPGFDEGSCLSRYQSNFYRKISPHKPSSHLLSRLRGYEDLHKRCGPHTKPYNKTLEQLNSSDPITAIDSSEECKYVVWISYSGLGNKILTISSAFLYALLTNRVLLVDPGKDMADLFCEPFPENSWLLPNDFPVKDRFDALDQKSPYCYGNILKSKNNKIANASASFLYLHLAHDYDDQDRLFFCDEEQSLIEKVPWLIMRTDNYFVPSLFLMPSFEQELEKLFPEKETVFHHLGRYLFQPSNHVWGLITRYYQAHLAKVDERIGIQVRTFEAGPSPLRHVMNQIYACAFKEKLLPQVDRKKPIVTAASGIPKLKSVLITSLTSGYSEDLRNMYWEHPTVNGDTIGVFQPSHEGHQQTDKNLHDRKAWAEMYLLSLCDVLVTSAWSTFGYVAQGLGGLKPWILYKPENQTTPDPPCGQVMSMEPCFHAPPFYDCKAKKGVDTGALVPHVRHCEDMSWGLKLVDSHESHGQL, encoded by the exons ATGGATTTGAGAGAATCCAAAAGCAGGAGGCGACTTTCACCGCAACCGAACCCCGCGGGCCGTAATAAACCCGTCTCAGCCGATCGGGTCGCCCCGTCGACGTCCCGGCTGATGACTCCGATGAATCTGACCAAGATACTAGCTGTTCTATTGGTCTCTCTCCCGGTTCTCGTCACCCTCTCTCTCGTTCTTCAAAACTCGccttccaatcaaatcaaaggcTTCGCCGACGCCAGAATTATCGAAAGACTCGTTCAAAATGACACGTCATCTTCGTCCAGCTCAG TAGATGGTTTCTCAGATCATACTCACATGCCCAAAGACGAGCTACATGATGGACTAATTGCTCCTGGATTTGATGAAGGTTCTTGCTTGAGCAGATATCAATCCAATTTCTACAGAAAAATTTCACCCCACAAACCATCTTCTCATCTTCTCTCCAGACTCAGAGGTTATGAAGATCTCCACAAGAGATGTGGGCCCCACACCAAACCCTACAACAAAACCCTAGAGCAACTCAACTCCAGTGACCCTATCACTGCCATTGATAGTTCAGAAGAGTGCAAGTATGTGGTTTGGATATCTTACAGTGGCTTGGGGAACAAGATACTCACCATATCCTCTGCTTTCCTCTATGCCTTGCTCACGAACAGAGTCCTTCTCGTGGACCCTGGAAAGGACATGGCCGACCTCTTCTGCGAGCCCTTCCCTGAAAACTCATGGCTGTTGCCTAACGACTTCCCTGTTAAAGACCGCTTTGACGCGTTGGATCAGAAATCTCCTTATTGCTACGGAAACATTCTGAAATCAAAGAATAATAAGATCGCAAACGCTTCGGCATCATTTTTGTATCTTCATCTGGCTCATGATTATGATGATCAAGATAGGCTCTTTTTCTGCGATGAAGAACAAAGTCTGATCGAGAAAGTTCCTTGGCTGATTATGAGAACAGATAACTACTTTGTTCCATCGCTTTTCTTGATGCCGTCTTTCGAGCAAGAACTCGAAAAGCTTTTCCCGGAAAAGGAAACTGTTTTCCACCACTTGGGTAGGTATCTTTTCCAACCTTCAAATCATGTATGGGGGTTGATCACAAGATACTACCAAGCTCACTTAGCAAAGGTAGATGAGAGGATTGGGATTCAAGTTCGAACTTTCGAGGCAGGGCCTAGCCCGCTTCGGCATGTGATGAACCAAATCTATGCATGCGCTTTCAAGGAGAAACTGCTTCCTCAAGTGGATAGGAAGAAACCAATCGTCACAGCTGCATCAGGAATACCGAAACTTAAGTCGGTTTTAATTACTTCTTTGACCTCAGGGTACTCTGAGGATTTGAGGAATATGTACTGGGAACATCCGACTGTGAATGGGGACACAATCGGGGTTTTCCAGCCGAGTCACGAAGGGCATCAGCAGACGGATAAGAATCTGCACGACCGGAAAGCTTGGGCTGAAATGTACCTGCTTAGTTTGTGTGATGTGTTGGTCACAAGTGCATGGTCGACTTTCGGGTACGTGGCTCAAGGTCTGGGAGGTCTTAAACCGTGGATTCTGTACAAGCCGGAGAATCAGACGACACCTGATCCACCTTGCGGTCAGGTCATGTCGATGGAGCCATGCTTCCATGCTCCACCGTTTTATGACTGCAAGGCGAAGAAAGGAGTAGATACGGGTGCACTTGTGCCTCATGTGAGACACTGTGAGGATATGAGTTGGGGACTCAAGCTAGTGGATAGTCATGAATCTCATGGCCAGTTGTAG
- the LOC103451794 gene encoding galactoside 2-alpha-L-fucosyltransferase-like isoform X2: protein MDLRESKSRRRLSPQPNPAGRNKPVSADRVAPSTSRLMTPMNLTKILAVLLVSLPVLVTLSLVLQNSPSNQIKGFADARIIERLVQNDTSSSSSSDGFSDHTHMPKDELHDGLIAPGFDEGSCLSRYQSNFYRKISPHKPSSHLLSRLRGYEDLHKRCGPHTKPYNKTLEQLNSSDPITAIDSSEECKYVVWISYSGLGNKILTISSAFLYALLTNRVLLVDPGKDMADLFCEPFPENSWLLPNDFPVKDRFDALDQKSPYCYGNILKSKNNKIANASASFLYLHLAHDYDDQDRLFFCDEEQSLIEKVPWLIMRTDNYFVPSLFLMPSFEQELEKLFPEKETVFHHLGRYLFQPSNHVWGLITRYYQAHLAKVDERIGIQVRTFEAGPSPLRHVMNQIYACAFKEKLLPQVDRKKPIVTAASGIPKLKSVLITSLTSGYSEDLRNMYWEHPTVNGDTIGVFQPSHEGHQQTDKNLHDRKAWAEMYLLSLCDVLVTSAWSTFGYVAQGLGGLKPWILYKPENQTTPDPPCGQVMSMEPCFHAPPFYDCKAKKGVDTGALVPHVRHCEDMSWGLKLVDSHESHGQL, encoded by the exons ATGGATTTGAGAGAATCCAAAAGCAGGAGGCGACTTTCACCGCAACCGAACCCCGCGGGCCGTAATAAACCCGTCTCAGCCGATCGGGTCGCCCCGTCGACGTCCCGGCTGATGACTCCGATGAATCTGACCAAGATACTAGCTGTTCTATTGGTCTCTCTCCCGGTTCTCGTCACCCTCTCTCTCGTTCTTCAAAACTCGccttccaatcaaatcaaaggcTTCGCCGACGCCAGAATTATCGAAAGACTCGTTCAAAATGACACGTCATCTTCGTCCAGCTCAG ATGGTTTCTCAGATCATACTCACATGCCCAAAGACGAGCTACATGATGGACTAATTGCTCCTGGATTTGATGAAGGTTCTTGCTTGAGCAGATATCAATCCAATTTCTACAGAAAAATTTCACCCCACAAACCATCTTCTCATCTTCTCTCCAGACTCAGAGGTTATGAAGATCTCCACAAGAGATGTGGGCCCCACACCAAACCCTACAACAAAACCCTAGAGCAACTCAACTCCAGTGACCCTATCACTGCCATTGATAGTTCAGAAGAGTGCAAGTATGTGGTTTGGATATCTTACAGTGGCTTGGGGAACAAGATACTCACCATATCCTCTGCTTTCCTCTATGCCTTGCTCACGAACAGAGTCCTTCTCGTGGACCCTGGAAAGGACATGGCCGACCTCTTCTGCGAGCCCTTCCCTGAAAACTCATGGCTGTTGCCTAACGACTTCCCTGTTAAAGACCGCTTTGACGCGTTGGATCAGAAATCTCCTTATTGCTACGGAAACATTCTGAAATCAAAGAATAATAAGATCGCAAACGCTTCGGCATCATTTTTGTATCTTCATCTGGCTCATGATTATGATGATCAAGATAGGCTCTTTTTCTGCGATGAAGAACAAAGTCTGATCGAGAAAGTTCCTTGGCTGATTATGAGAACAGATAACTACTTTGTTCCATCGCTTTTCTTGATGCCGTCTTTCGAGCAAGAACTCGAAAAGCTTTTCCCGGAAAAGGAAACTGTTTTCCACCACTTGGGTAGGTATCTTTTCCAACCTTCAAATCATGTATGGGGGTTGATCACAAGATACTACCAAGCTCACTTAGCAAAGGTAGATGAGAGGATTGGGATTCAAGTTCGAACTTTCGAGGCAGGGCCTAGCCCGCTTCGGCATGTGATGAACCAAATCTATGCATGCGCTTTCAAGGAGAAACTGCTTCCTCAAGTGGATAGGAAGAAACCAATCGTCACAGCTGCATCAGGAATACCGAAACTTAAGTCGGTTTTAATTACTTCTTTGACCTCAGGGTACTCTGAGGATTTGAGGAATATGTACTGGGAACATCCGACTGTGAATGGGGACACAATCGGGGTTTTCCAGCCGAGTCACGAAGGGCATCAGCAGACGGATAAGAATCTGCACGACCGGAAAGCTTGGGCTGAAATGTACCTGCTTAGTTTGTGTGATGTGTTGGTCACAAGTGCATGGTCGACTTTCGGGTACGTGGCTCAAGGTCTGGGAGGTCTTAAACCGTGGATTCTGTACAAGCCGGAGAATCAGACGACACCTGATCCACCTTGCGGTCAGGTCATGTCGATGGAGCCATGCTTCCATGCTCCACCGTTTTATGACTGCAAGGCGAAGAAAGGAGTAGATACGGGTGCACTTGTGCCTCATGTGAGACACTGTGAGGATATGAGTTGGGGACTCAAGCTAGTGGATAGTCATGAATCTCATGGCCAGTTGTAG